In the Pseudomonadota bacterium genome, CGAGGCAGGGCCTGTCGAAGGCCAAGGAGCAGTTTGGATTCGTTCCCAACTTGCTCGGCATTATGGCCGAAGCGCCGAGCGTGCTCGACGCCTACCTGATGCTGGCCGAGCGCTTCGCCTCGAGCTCGCTGTCTCCGCTCGAACAGCAGGTCGTGCTGGTCACGACGGCCGTGCACAACCGCTGCGACTACTGCGTGGCAGCGCATTCCTGGGGAGCGCAGGCTGCAGGTGCGGACGCTGCCGCCCTTGCGTCGCTGCGCGCCGCCGAGCCCGTGCAAGACGCCCGACTGGCTGCCCTGCAGCTATTCACCCGTGCCGTGGTCGAAAAACGTGGTTTCGCTACGAAAGAGGACGTCGACGCGTTCCGAGCGGCGGGTTTCAGTCGGGCCAACGTGCTCGAGGTCGTGCTCGGCGTCACCCAGAAGACGCTGAGCAATTACGTGAATCACATAGCCGAGACCCCGCTCGACCCACAGCTTGCGGGTTTCAAATGGGAGCCCAACGGCGTCCTGTAGCTGAAGCCGCCCGGTGCTTGCCCCCTCCGGGCCGCCACCGCACGACCGCA is a window encoding:
- a CDS encoding carboxymuconolactone decarboxylase family protein, which translates into the protein MTDFTIHAVEEATPGARQGLSKAKEQFGFVPNLLGIMAEAPSVLDAYLMLAERFASSSLSPLEQQVVLVTTAVHNRCDYCVAAHSWGAQAAGADAAALASLRAAEPVQDARLAALQLFTRAVVEKRGFATKEDVDAFRAAGFSRANVLEVVLGVTQKTLSNYVNHIAETPLDPQLAGFKWEPNGVL